From Methanobacterium congolense, one genomic window encodes:
- a CDS encoding AMP-binding protein, with translation MSSLLNKFLPKTEFESYEDFKSNFKVEYLENFNFAFDVVDEYADKYPDKVGLVWCNDDEDRIFTFKDLKDYSNKTANFLRECGIKKGDRVILTLKSRYEFWFCLLALHKLGAIAIPATHMLKTKDITYRIENAGITMAICIEENNVPDYFDRAHEKLGDIKLLKAFVGSGEREGWFNLREGIEKASPKFERPTGEDGTKADDLSFGLFSSGTTGLPKMVNHSYTYPLGHIITAKYWQRVMEDGLHYTVADTGWGKALWGQIYGQWIAGSAVFIYDYDRFDAAHMLDKASKHGVTTFCAPPTIYRFLIKEDLSEYNFSTLKYAVTAGEPLNPEVYNRFYEFTGLKLREGFGQTETVAAIANFPWIKPRPGSMGKPSPGYELVLLDKEEKPCDVGEEGEICFKIDNGRPLGLFTGYYRNPEKTREACHEGYYHTGDTAWKDEDGYFWFVGRNDDIIKSSGYRIGPFEVESAVISHPSVLECAITGVPHPVRGQVVKATIVLARGYEASEELKKEIQNHVKGVTAPYKYPRVVEFVDELPKTISGKIMRVEIRAKDMENQG, from the coding sequence ATGTCATCTTTACTGAACAAATTCCTTCCAAAAACAGAATTCGAATCGTACGAAGATTTTAAGAGTAACTTCAAGGTGGAATACCTTGAAAACTTCAACTTCGCATTTGACGTTGTTGATGAGTACGCCGACAAGTACCCTGACAAAGTGGGGCTTGTCTGGTGTAACGATGATGAAGATAGGATCTTCACCTTCAAGGACCTTAAAGACTACAGTAACAAAACAGCCAACTTCCTAAGGGAATGTGGAATAAAAAAGGGAGACAGGGTAATCTTAACCCTTAAAAGCAGGTATGAGTTCTGGTTCTGCCTCCTGGCCCTGCACAAGTTAGGGGCAATAGCAATTCCTGCAACCCACATGCTGAAAACCAAGGACATAACCTACAGGATAGAGAATGCAGGTATCACCATGGCCATCTGCATAGAGGAAAACAACGTTCCAGACTACTTCGATAGGGCCCATGAAAAACTAGGGGACATCAAACTCCTGAAGGCATTCGTAGGCAGTGGGGAACGTGAGGGATGGTTCAACCTCCGTGAAGGTATTGAAAAAGCTTCACCAAAATTTGAAAGGCCAACTGGAGAAGATGGAACCAAGGCAGATGATCTCTCATTTGGACTGTTCTCATCAGGAACCACAGGACTTCCTAAAATGGTTAACCATAGCTACACCTACCCTCTTGGTCATATAATCACAGCAAAGTACTGGCAAAGAGTTATGGAAGACGGACTGCACTACACAGTTGCAGACACAGGATGGGGAAAAGCCCTATGGGGTCAGATCTACGGACAGTGGATTGCAGGAAGCGCAGTCTTCATCTACGACTACGACAGATTCGACGCTGCTCATATGTTGGATAAAGCATCGAAACATGGGGTAACAACCTTCTGTGCCCCACCAACCATCTACAGGTTCCTAATAAAGGAAGACCTCTCAGAGTACAACTTCTCAACCCTTAAATATGCAGTCACTGCAGGTGAACCATTGAACCCAGAGGTTTACAACCGTTTCTACGAGTTCACAGGTTTGAAACTGAGGGAGGGATTCGGTCAGACAGAAACTGTTGCTGCAATCGCCAACTTCCCATGGATCAAACCCAGACCAGGTTCAATGGGAAAACCATCCCCTGGTTACGAGTTGGTACTCCTTGACAAGGAAGAAAAACCCTGTGATGTGGGAGAAGAAGGAGAAATATGCTTCAAAATAGATAATGGCAGACCTTTGGGACTTTTCACAGGTTACTACCGCAACCCTGAGAAGACAAGGGAAGCCTGTCATGAAGGTTACTACCACACAGGAGACACGGCCTGGAAGGATGAAGATGGCTACTTCTGGTTCGTTGGACGTAACGATGATATAATCAAAAGTTCAGGTTACAGAATAGGGCCCTTCGAAGTGGAAAGTGCAGTGATATCCCATCCCTCCGTGCTTGAATGTGCAATAACAGGCGTGCCCCACCCAGTAAGGGGACAGGTTGTAAAGGCAACCATAGTACTTGCCAGGGGATATGAAGCATCAGAAGAACTTAAAAAAGAGATTCAAAACCATGTTAAAGGTGTTACAGCTCCCTACAAGTATCCACGTGTTGTTGAATTCGTTGATGAACTTCCAAAGACCATCAGCGGAAAGATAATGCGTGTGGAGATAAGGGCAAAGGACATGGAAAACCAGGGATGA
- a CDS encoding 4Fe-4S dicluster domain-containing protein yields MSRKIQKKEPYPVINALECKACGRCVLACRRGVLEMSDDINERGYRYAVYKGEGCTGCGDCYYTCPEPLAIEVHVPKKDKEKNEEEEKGREAKWQRSSLREIQPL; encoded by the coding sequence ATGTCTCGAAAGATTCAAAAAAAGGAGCCTTATCCTGTTATCAACGCCCTGGAATGCAAGGCATGTGGAAGATGTGTCTTAGCATGCAGAAGGGGTGTTTTAGAGATGAGTGATGACATCAATGAAAGAGGATACCGCTACGCAGTTTACAAGGGTGAAGGATGCACAGGATGTGGAGATTGTTACTACACCTGCCCAGAACCCCTTGCAATAGAGGTACACGTACCCAAGAAGGATAAAGAAAAGAATGAAGAAGAAGAGAAAGGGAGGGAAGCTAAATGGCAACGCAGCTCGTTAAGGGAAATACAGCCGTTATAA
- a CDS encoding 3-methyl-2-oxobutanoate dehydrogenase subunit VorB: protein MATQLVKGNTAVIIGAMYAGCDCYFGYPITPATEILHEASKYFPMVGRKFVQAESEEAAINMVYGGASTGHRVMTASSGPGISLKQEGISFLAGAELPCVIVDIVRAGPGLGNIGPEQGDYNQIVKGGGHGNYKNIVLAPNSVQEMCDFTAKAFDLAEKYLNPVIVLADGVLGQMVEPLHFPEEAVKPGIDTSWAVCGNAETKENLVTSIFLDFDQLEDFNYRIQEKYAEMEANEVDFEEYQMEDAEIILVAYGISSRIARSAVELARSQGMKVGLFRPKTLFPFPKDELKKIADERECTFISVEMSNGQMADDIRLAVGCKRPVELVNRMGGNLMDRDSIMNRIMEAAGKIKGSTENDIGGGE, encoded by the coding sequence ATGGCAACGCAGCTCGTTAAGGGAAATACAGCCGTTATAATAGGGGCAATGTATGCAGGATGTGACTGCTACTTCGGATACCCCATAACACCAGCCACGGAGATCCTCCACGAAGCCTCAAAGTACTTCCCAATGGTGGGAAGAAAATTCGTTCAGGCAGAATCAGAGGAAGCAGCAATAAACATGGTTTACGGTGGAGCATCAACAGGCCACAGAGTCATGACAGCATCATCAGGTCCAGGTATAAGCTTAAAACAGGAAGGAATATCATTCCTTGCAGGAGCAGAACTCCCATGTGTTATAGTGGACATTGTAAGGGCAGGACCAGGCCTTGGAAACATAGGGCCTGAACAGGGAGACTACAACCAGATAGTCAAGGGAGGAGGACATGGAAACTACAAGAACATAGTCCTTGCACCTAACTCAGTCCAGGAGATGTGTGACTTCACAGCCAAGGCCTTTGACCTTGCAGAGAAATACCTCAACCCTGTGATAGTCCTTGCAGACGGAGTTCTCGGGCAGATGGTTGAGCCACTGCACTTCCCTGAAGAAGCAGTGAAACCCGGTATAGACACATCATGGGCTGTATGCGGTAACGCTGAAACCAAGGAAAACCTCGTAACTTCCATATTCCTTGACTTCGACCAGCTAGAGGATTTCAACTACAGGATCCAAGAGAAGTACGCTGAAATGGAAGCAAATGAGGTGGACTTCGAGGAGTACCAAATGGAGGATGCCGAGATCATCCTGGTTGCCTATGGAATAAGCAGTAGAATAGCAAGATCTGCAGTTGAACTTGCAAGAAGCCAGGGAATGAAGGTAGGACTCTTCAGACCCAAAACACTCTTCCCATTCCCAAAGGATGAACTTAAAAAAATAGCGGACGAACGTGAATGCACATTCATATCTGTTGAAATGAGCAACGGCCAGATGGCCGATGATATAAGACTTGCAGTGGGATGCAAACGTCCTGTGGAACTTGTGAACAGGATGGGTGGAAACCTCATGGACAGGGACAGTATAATGAACAGGATAATGGAAGCTGCAGGTAAAATTAAAGGAAGCACTGAAAACGATATTGGAGGAGGTGAGTAA
- a CDS encoding 2-oxoacid:acceptor oxidoreductase family protein: MAENQGTNTSESEDVTMKVIGKPKSLLDEFPRKGGSAPTATHYCPGCGHGILHKLIGEAIDELGIQDRAIMTSPVGCAVFAYYYFDCGNVQTAHGRAPAVGTGISRAEEDSIVMLYQGDGDLASIGLNETIQAANRGEKMAVFFINNTVYGMTGGQMAPTTLIGEKTVTCQNGRDPRFAGYPLHMCELLDNLKAPVFIERVSLSDPSHIRRAKRAVKKALEVQRDKKGYAFVEVLSPCPTNLKQDAEGAENFLNEQMEVEFPLANFRDKIKESEPLCRDESDFSKESLDKIFDVESESALEALDDPDFETRTVKVSGFGGQGVLSMGLIIAQAGCNAQRHVSWYPSYGPEQRGGTSNCTVVISGQTVSSPVVYSYDALVALNRPSLEKFADRVKKGGVILYDVEIGEFKAPEGVRAIGVPALEIAKKEGVAKAANTAMLGVLMKVASTDLSEDDYKDAVKHTFAKKPKLVPINIKILEAGAKWAEENL; the protein is encoded by the coding sequence ATGGCAGAAAACCAGGGAACAAACACCTCTGAGAGTGAAGACGTTACCATGAAAGTCATAGGAAAACCCAAATCCTTACTGGATGAATTCCCAAGGAAAGGGGGCAGTGCACCCACAGCAACCCACTACTGTCCAGGCTGCGGTCATGGAATCCTCCACAAACTCATAGGAGAGGCAATAGACGAACTTGGAATCCAGGACAGGGCAATAATGACCAGCCCAGTTGGCTGTGCAGTCTTCGCATATTACTACTTCGACTGTGGAAACGTTCAGACAGCACATGGAAGGGCACCAGCAGTAGGAACAGGAATATCAAGGGCAGAAGAGGACTCAATTGTCATGCTGTACCAGGGAGATGGGGACCTTGCATCCATAGGCCTGAACGAAACCATCCAGGCAGCAAACCGTGGGGAAAAAATGGCCGTATTCTTCATAAACAACACAGTCTATGGAATGACCGGTGGACAGATGGCACCAACAACCCTTATAGGTGAAAAAACAGTTACCTGCCAGAACGGAAGGGATCCAAGATTTGCAGGCTACCCACTCCACATGTGCGAGCTCCTTGACAACCTCAAAGCACCGGTATTCATAGAAAGGGTTTCACTTTCGGATCCATCCCACATAAGAAGGGCAAAAAGGGCGGTTAAAAAAGCCCTTGAGGTACAGAGGGACAAAAAAGGCTATGCATTCGTTGAAGTACTATCACCATGTCCAACCAACCTTAAACAGGATGCAGAAGGTGCAGAAAACTTCTTGAACGAGCAGATGGAAGTGGAGTTCCCACTTGCAAACTTCAGGGACAAGATCAAAGAATCTGAACCCCTATGCAGGGATGAAAGTGACTTCTCCAAGGAATCCCTTGACAAGATCTTCGATGTTGAGAGTGAGAGTGCACTGGAGGCACTGGATGATCCAGACTTTGAAACCAGAACAGTTAAGGTTTCAGGATTCGGAGGACAGGGAGTTCTCAGTATGGGACTCATAATTGCCCAGGCAGGATGCAACGCCCAGCGTCATGTTTCGTGGTACCCATCCTACGGACCAGAACAGCGTGGAGGAACATCCAACTGTACAGTGGTCATATCTGGGCAAACTGTGAGCTCACCAGTTGTTTACAGCTACGATGCCCTTGTGGCCCTCAACAGGCCGTCCCTTGAAAAATTCGCAGACAGGGTTAAAAAGGGGGGGGTCATACTCTATGATGTTGAAATAGGTGAATTTAAAGCTCCAGAAGGTGTTAGGGCAATAGGGGTCCCGGCCCTTGAAATTGCCAAAAAGGAAGGGGTTGCCAAAGCTGCAAACACTGCAATGCTTGGTGTTCTCATGAAAGTAGCATCCACAGACCTTTCAGAGGATGATTACAAGGATGCAGTAAAGCACACCTTCGCTAAAAAGCCAAAACTCGTCCCAATCAACATTAAAATACTTGAAGCTGGGGCAAAATGGGCAGAGGAAAATCTTTAA
- a CDS encoding exodeoxyribonuclease III, with protein sequence MEKIRILSWNVNGIRAVHKKGFREWFEEEKPDILCVQETKATRKQVPRDIREFDGYQTYFGEAERKGYSGVAIYTRIKPEKVEYGFGIDKFDLEGRTIIADYGDFVLYNVYFPNGKMSKERLRYKMEFYDAFLEHAEKLRAEGKNIVACGDVNTAHKEIDLARPKENEKISGFLPEERAWIDKFLAQGYADTLREFNDDEGQYTWWSYRTRARERNVGWRLDYFFVNREFMPHVSSAFILPEVMGSDHCPVGVEIELKDE encoded by the coding sequence ATGGAAAAGATCAGAATTCTATCTTGGAACGTTAATGGAATACGGGCTGTGCACAAGAAAGGTTTTCGTGAATGGTTTGAAGAGGAAAAACCGGATATTCTGTGTGTGCAGGAGACCAAAGCCACGAGAAAACAGGTGCCACGTGATATAAGGGAATTCGATGGTTACCAGACCTATTTCGGCGAGGCAGAGAGGAAGGGTTACAGTGGAGTGGCCATCTACACACGCATAAAACCTGAAAAGGTTGAATACGGATTTGGAATCGATAAATTCGACCTTGAAGGAAGAACCATCATTGCAGACTACGGGGATTTTGTACTCTATAACGTTTACTTCCCCAACGGTAAGATGTCCAAGGAAAGGCTTCGCTACAAGATGGAATTCTACGATGCATTCCTTGAACATGCAGAAAAACTCAGGGCAGAGGGTAAAAACATAGTTGCCTGTGGAGACGTGAACACCGCCCACAAAGAGATCGACCTGGCCAGACCAAAGGAAAATGAAAAGATATCAGGTTTTCTGCCTGAGGAAAGGGCATGGATAGACAAATTCCTTGCCCAGGGCTATGCAGACACCCTCAGGGAGTTCAATGATGATGAGGGTCAGTACACCTGGTGGAGCTACAGGACAAGGGCAAGGGAGAGGAACGTTGGCTGGCGTCTTGACTACTTCTTTGTGAACAGGGAATTCATGCCCCACGTAAGCTCGGCGTTCATATTGCCTGAAGTTATGGGTTCAGATCACTGTCCTGTTGGTGTTGAAATCGAATTAAAGGATGAGTAA
- a CDS encoding DUF998 domain-containing protein, with product MTQKTQNLKFQMIRFTGMAAVLAMAVFMTAAVLKFPGHINPLVNWISDLGSSFYNPRGAFLFNMGCVVAGSLFVVFCFYLNTTYSRAVCSKRVLLYSQIAGFASGFSLVMVGLFSEDSPSLHGLFSAAFFLSSLLFLILMNYNLRKDLKLKKLAYYGMIPISMDVLLIIFYILNTNPSTPIFEWFTGISYAFWILLLAYYSSDRFP from the coding sequence TTGACTCAAAAAACTCAAAACTTGAAGTTCCAGATGATACGTTTTACAGGGATGGCTGCAGTGCTAGCCATGGCAGTTTTCATGACTGCAGCAGTCCTAAAATTCCCAGGACATATTAATCCTCTTGTAAACTGGATAAGCGACCTTGGAAGCAGTTTCTACAATCCCCGCGGGGCATTTCTCTTCAACATGGGCTGTGTGGTTGCAGGATCCCTTTTTGTTGTATTCTGTTTTTACCTCAACACAACCTACTCCAGAGCCGTCTGCAGCAAAAGAGTTCTCTTATACTCACAGATAGCAGGATTCGCCTCTGGATTTTCACTCGTAATGGTTGGCTTATTTTCTGAAGACAGTCCTTCATTGCACGGACTCTTTTCAGCAGCATTCTTTCTATCGTCACTCCTCTTTCTGATCCTGATGAACTACAACCTCAGGAAGGATTTAAAACTCAAAAAACTGGCCTACTATGGTATGATTCCCATTTCAATGGATGTTTTGCTGATAATTTTTTACATTCTAAACACAAATCCATCAACTCCAATTTTTGAATGGTTTACAGGAATTTCATACGCATTCTGGATTCTGTTACTTGCATACTACTCTTCAGATCGATTTCCATGA
- the gatD gene encoding Glu-tRNA(Gln) amidotransferase subunit GatD, whose protein sequence is MSYNGVAKQFLESQGISVGDTIRVTKEEISYEGMLLDRAEDADDKHLVLKLPSGYNVGVGIDGAEVELIQRGEKPKIELPPLEVEPDNKKQDISIISTGGTVASVIDYKTGAVHPAFTADDLLRATPELADHANIRGEAILNILSENMKPDYWIKSARSVADEITGGADGVVIAHGTDTMHYTAAALSFMLDTQVPVVITGAQRSSDRPSSDAFWNLMASVAAAKSDVAEVTVCMHATEDDSYAYLHRGTKVRKMHTSRRDTFRSINTQPIAKIQENRVKIQPNVDYKKRGEGEVELRDELEENVAFIKSYPGISGDIIDYHLDKGYRGIVLEGTGLGHCPDYLIPSVERATDSGVPVVMSSQCLYGRVNMNVYSTGRRLVSAGVISAGDMLPETAYVKLIWALGQTDKLEEVKSIMQTNLRGEMEVLSSRDYFLL, encoded by the coding sequence ATGAGCTACAACGGCGTTGCAAAACAATTTTTAGAATCACAGGGAATATCAGTAGGGGATACAATTCGCGTAACCAAAGAAGAGATATCCTACGAGGGGATGCTCCTTGACAGGGCAGAGGATGCAGATGACAAGCACTTGGTTTTGAAGCTTCCAAGTGGATACAACGTGGGAGTTGGAATAGATGGAGCAGAGGTGGAACTCATCCAGAGGGGTGAAAAACCCAAGATAGAACTTCCACCCCTTGAAGTGGAACCAGACAACAAAAAACAGGACATATCCATTATATCCACAGGTGGAACAGTTGCATCGGTGATAGACTACAAAACTGGGGCAGTTCATCCTGCTTTCACAGCAGACGACCTCCTGAGGGCAACACCTGAGCTTGCAGACCATGCAAACATCCGTGGAGAGGCCATACTCAACATACTCAGTGAAAACATGAAACCTGACTACTGGATAAAATCAGCACGATCCGTGGCAGATGAAATAACTGGCGGTGCAGATGGTGTTGTCATCGCCCATGGAACAGACACCATGCACTACACAGCAGCAGCCCTGAGCTTCATGCTTGACACACAGGTTCCAGTTGTGATAACAGGTGCTCAGAGGAGTTCAGACAGACCATCCTCCGATGCATTCTGGAACCTCATGGCATCAGTTGCAGCAGCAAAATCCGACGTTGCAGAGGTCACAGTCTGCATGCACGCAACAGAGGACGACTCCTACGCATACCTCCACAGGGGAACCAAGGTCAGGAAGATGCACACCTCACGAAGGGACACCTTCCGCAGCATAAACACCCAGCCAATAGCCAAGATCCAGGAAAACAGGGTTAAGATCCAGCCAAACGTGGACTACAAAAAACGTGGAGAAGGAGAAGTGGAACTCAGGGATGAACTGGAAGAAAATGTGGCCTTCATAAAGAGCTACCCTGGTATCTCAGGGGATATCATAGACTACCACCTTGACAAGGGTTACAGGGGAATAGTTCTAGAGGGAACAGGACTTGGGCACTGTCCAGACTACCTAATACCCTCAGTTGAAAGGGCAACCGACAGCGGAGTTCCAGTTGTGATGAGCTCCCAGTGCCTCTACGGAAGGGTGAACATGAACGTCTACAGCACAGGTAGAAGGCTAGTATCAGCAGGAGTCATATCTGCAGGGGACATGCTGCCTGAAACAGCCTATGTAAAGCTAATCTGGGCCCTTGGTCAGACAGACAAGCTTGAAGAGGTAAAAAGTATCATGCAGACCAACCTACGGGGTGAGATGGAGGTTCTCTCATCAAGGGACTACTTCCTGCTCTGA
- the gatE gene encoding Glu-tRNA(Gln) amidotransferase subunit GatE: MDYEKLGLKMGLEIHQQLNTSQKLFCPCPCELQDKKPEYKLMRTLRPTQSELGMIDRAAYEESRRKLQFTYEAYKHDTCLVESDEEPPHPLNSEALEIALILSSLLNMAVVDEFHTMRKQVIDGSNTGGFQRTGLVATDGYMDTEYGRVKIENLCLEEDAARRIGQKKGHVVFRLDRLGIPLVEITTDPSMKHPEQVRDVAYQIGQVLRSTKVKRGLGTIRQDLNISISEGARVEIKGVQDLDLMPTMVENEVTRQIKLIEIRDELQRRNAEVMDEIYDVKELFQGTESKIISKALENGSVLAIKFKGFAGLIGVEVQPGRRFGTELAGYAKKMGVSGLFHTDELPAYGITQEEVESVRTFLDLQEEDAFILVADEDEKARNALLEVIRRAKTAIIGVPEETRKARDDANTEYLRPLPTASRMYVETDIPLQIIDRDYLEEIKSNLPELPDDKEARIIKEYSLSQDLAHQLVRRNRADDFEEVMASTDVDSTTVASTFAYTLKELKRDGKDISKLDIGCLKNTFNMVSDGKITKEAVQEVLIGVCDGEPSPEEAAKNLNLVMLSENDVEKIIAQIVSSNAKMVEERGIGAMGPLMGMAMKQLKGKADGKLVNKLLRDKLQS; this comes from the coding sequence ATGGATTATGAAAAATTAGGCCTTAAAATGGGTCTTGAAATACACCAACAGCTTAACACATCACAAAAACTATTCTGTCCATGTCCCTGTGAACTACAGGACAAAAAGCCAGAGTACAAACTCATGAGGACTCTCAGACCCACACAGAGCGAACTGGGAATGATAGACAGGGCAGCCTATGAGGAATCCCGGAGGAAGCTTCAGTTCACATACGAAGCATACAAACATGACACATGCCTCGTTGAATCAGATGAAGAACCACCACACCCCCTCAACAGCGAAGCACTTGAAATAGCTTTAATACTATCTTCACTCCTGAACATGGCAGTTGTTGATGAGTTCCACACCATGAGAAAACAGGTTATTGACGGAAGTAACACCGGAGGTTTTCAAAGAACAGGGCTCGTTGCCACCGACGGCTACATGGACACCGAGTATGGACGGGTTAAAATTGAAAACCTCTGCCTTGAAGAGGATGCAGCAAGAAGGATAGGTCAGAAGAAGGGCCATGTGGTATTTAGACTGGACAGGCTGGGAATTCCACTCGTTGAGATAACAACGGATCCATCAATGAAACACCCAGAACAGGTAAGGGATGTTGCATACCAGATTGGGCAGGTACTCCGGAGTACAAAGGTTAAAAGGGGACTTGGAACCATACGTCAGGACCTGAACATATCAATAAGTGAGGGGGCACGTGTTGAGATCAAGGGTGTTCAGGACCTGGACCTCATGCCAACCATGGTTGAAAACGAGGTTACCCGCCAGATAAAACTCATTGAAATAAGGGACGAACTCCAGAGAAGAAATGCAGAGGTCATGGATGAGATATATGACGTAAAAGAACTCTTCCAGGGAACTGAGTCCAAGATCATATCAAAGGCACTTGAGAACGGCAGTGTCCTTGCAATAAAGTTTAAGGGATTTGCAGGACTTATAGGAGTTGAAGTACAGCCCGGAAGACGTTTCGGGACTGAACTCGCAGGATACGCCAAGAAAATGGGAGTATCTGGACTGTTCCACACGGACGAACTTCCAGCCTACGGAATAACTCAAGAAGAGGTTGAATCAGTCAGAACATTTCTGGATCTTCAGGAAGAGGATGCATTCATACTAGTTGCAGATGAGGATGAAAAGGCAAGAAACGCACTTCTTGAGGTTATAAGAAGGGCAAAAACAGCAATAATTGGGGTGCCCGAGGAAACAAGGAAGGCGCGTGATGATGCAAACACGGAATACCTCAGGCCACTGCCAACTGCAAGCAGGATGTACGTTGAAACAGACATACCCCTCCAGATCATAGACAGGGACTACCTTGAGGAAATAAAATCCAACCTACCTGAGCTTCCAGATGATAAGGAGGCAAGGATCATTAAGGAGTACAGTTTGAGCCAGGACCTTGCACACCAGCTCGTGCGAAGAAACAGGGCAGACGACTTTGAAGAGGTCATGGCATCAACGGATGTTGATTCAACAACAGTGGCTTCAACCTTCGCCTACACCCTCAAAGAACTCAAACGTGACGGAAAGGACATATCCAAACTCGACATCGGGTGCCTCAAAAACACATTTAACATGGTTTCGGATGGTAAGATAACCAAAGAAGCAGTTCAAGAAGTACTGATTGGTGTCTGTGACGGTGAACCATCTCCAGAGGAAGCAGCAAAGAATTTGAACCTAGTGATGCTCTCAGAGAATGATGTTGAAAAAATAATCGCTCAAATAGTTTCTTCAAATGCTAAAATGGTTGAAGAGCGTGGAATAGGTGCAATGGGCCCCCTCATGGGCATGGCCATGAAGCAGCTCAAGGGTAAGGCCGACGGCAAACTTGTGAATAAACTTTTGAGGGATAAACTCCAGAGTTAA
- a CDS encoding FAD-dependent oxidoreductase, with protein MEEYDVVIAGAGPAGLTAGIYAGRDGLKALVLEKALKGGMGSTAPLVMNFPAFKSITGMELLKKIGEQASYYAKIRESEEIKSVEKTPERIVVRTDKNEYSAKAFIIATGTKYRELGVPGEMQFIGKGISYCSICDGMFFRGKEVLVIGGGNSAAEHALHLKDIGCKVKMVHRRDELRAQRYLQEKLEKEGVPIIWNSVVKEIKGDTVLKSVVIHDRVRDVDEEIPVNGVFIAIGETPSSQLAVELGAEVDAASYIVTDKDQKTNVHRVYAAGDVTGGVKQLVVACAEGAVAAVSAYNDIKIEE; from the coding sequence ATGGAAGAATATGATGTTGTAATAGCAGGTGCAGGACCTGCAGGGCTCACGGCAGGAATATACGCTGGAAGGGATGGACTGAAAGCACTTGTACTTGAAAAAGCCCTTAAAGGAGGTATGGGAAGTACAGCACCATTGGTCATGAACTTTCCTGCCTTCAAATCCATCACAGGAATGGAACTTCTGAAGAAGATAGGTGAACAGGCATCCTACTACGCTAAGATAAGGGAATCTGAAGAGATAAAATCTGTTGAGAAAACACCAGAGAGGATCGTTGTACGCACAGATAAGAACGAGTACTCTGCAAAGGCCTTTATAATAGCCACAGGAACCAAGTACAGGGAACTTGGAGTTCCAGGTGAGATGCAATTCATTGGAAAGGGAATATCCTACTGTTCCATCTGCGACGGCATGTTCTTCAGGGGCAAGGAGGTTCTGGTGATTGGAGGGGGTAACTCCGCAGCAGAACACGCCCTGCACCTCAAGGACATAGGCTGCAAGGTCAAAATGGTACATAGAAGGGACGAACTAAGGGCACAGAGGTACCTCCAGGAGAAGCTTGAGAAGGAGGGAGTGCCAATAATCTGGAACTCGGTGGTGAAGGAGATAAAGGGAGATACAGTCCTTAAAAGTGTCGTAATCCACGACAGGGTCAGGGACGTTGACGAGGAGATCCCTGTAAACGGAGTCTTCATAGCAATCGGTGAAACACCTTCAAGCCAGCTTGCAGTTGAACTGGGAGCAGAGGTGGATGCTGCAAGTTACATTGTAACTGACAAGGATCAGAAAACCAACGTCCACAGGGTCTACGCTGCAGGGGATGTGACCGGTGGTGTGAAACAGTTGGTTGTTGCCTGTGCAGAGGGTGCGGTGGCTGCAGTTTCAGCCTACAACGATATTAAGATTGAGGAGTAA